The region TGACGTGCATCGACCTTCTCACCATGCTTTCAAAGGGCTTTGAGGCATCGACCCTGTGAACGGACGCGTTCACGTACAGGTTCACCGGGAAATTCGCGCCATTGCTCTCACAGTATTCGTACAGCGAGAGAGTGTGCCAGGGCATTATCCCGAATGTCAGGAGCCTGTGCTTCTCGTCTGAGACCCCTTCCCGTCTCTTCACCCTTTCTTTCATCATTTCGTGAGCCTTTTTCATGAACTCGTAGGCATAATCACTCCCGAGAACGAAAAATGCAATGAAAACGAAGTCTCCAAGTTCTCTCTGACTTGCCGGAGTGGGTGTGGACATCATCAGGTTCAGGGTTTCGATGAGCAGTCTGGATGTCTTCTCCGAGATTGCGAAAACCTCTCTGAACTTCTCCTCATCGTAAGGGCCTGCGACGGACTCCATGAAGCCCATGAGATCCTTCAGCCTTTCGACGGTGTATTCCATGTAAAGTTCTTCAGCCCATTCCGCCTCCTTCGTGATTTCATCGAGGTTTCTCAGGGAGTCTGACGTCCAGTACGGGTAGTTTATCACATATCTCGGCACACCGTAATACTTGGCAAAAACGTCGGCCATCTCGTGGTGTGCGACGCACAAAGCCCTCGTTCCGACAATGAAATCTGGCCTGGGCATCAGAGGCTTTGTCGCCTTTTCCGGCTCGAGAATCATGCCGAGGGTCGTCTTGAAGTAGTCGCAGATGAAATGGCTGTATCCATGTGAAATTGCCGAGTCTATCAGCTCAGATGAGCTGCCTCTGGCGGCGCAGTACGCAGAGTACTGCTCGGGAAATGCTGGAATAACGTCGAAAACGTATATGAGTTCGGAAGGATGGAATGAGAAGAACCACCCCACGGGTCTGTTCTTCTCTGCAAGCCTGCTCTGTCTTTCGAGGTGCTTCCTGAAAAGCTCCCTGTAGAGGGTTTTATAACCGATGTGATTCCACTCTGCCATAAACATCATCTCCCGTGAGATTCAACAAACGCCTCA is a window of Geoglobus acetivorans DNA encoding:
- a CDS encoding 2-hydroxyacyl-CoA dehydratase, with the protein product MAEWNHIGYKTLYRELFRKHLERQSRLAEKNRPVGWFFSFHPSELIYVFDVIPAFPEQYSAYCAARGSSSELIDSAISHGYSHFICDYFKTTLGMILEPEKATKPLMPRPDFIVGTRALCVAHHEMADVFAKYYGVPRYVINYPYWTSDSLRNLDEITKEAEWAEELYMEYTVERLKDLMGFMESVAGPYDEEKFREVFAISEKTSRLLIETLNLMMSTPTPASQRELGDFVFIAFFVLGSDYAYEFMKKAHEMMKERVKRREGVSDEKHRLLTFGIMPWHTLSLYEYCESNGANFPVNLYVNASVHRVDASKPFESMVRRSMHVTNSGYEMLDSVVKTAKKADIDGALLLENTGCRITSMIVRPLAKVLQEELGISSLILEAPQCDPRLMPLERAKNLIDAYLESIS